The genomic interval GCCAACAtaaagtcatgaaaataaaagacactGTTAGAATAACCACCAACGGaagaagtcatcactaatataattcatatgtagaaaaagggacaccaccgaaatgatcgtcggtgggaatagaagccactgttataatatattagtaagaactaaattgcatgacaaacaccgaAGAAGAAGCAGCGCGGCTCTAACGAAACGAAGTCATGATCAATCAACGGAATAAGAAAATGCGTCCAAAACAGAAGAGATAACAGTTGTTTGAACAGTGACGCATATTTTCGTTGATCAAAATTGGAAAGTTAGGACAGATCTAGAACCATCGAAGAGAGAATAATCGTGCACCAAGAAGAATCTCATCAATTGAATTGCAAATCTTCCAAACCTGTCAGCTAAAAGCCCACTCATAAGGGCTGCAACAGCTACCACGGCAAAGGCTGGAGAGTTTCCTCCACCAAAAATCTGATCCCACAGTCCACTTCCCAAGGACACCACAATCTGTGGGACCACTATTCCCAGAATTAGAATCAGGACACCCATTCAATGCCTCCACAACATTAGCAGTATTGTCTGGATTTTCGAAATTCACAAAACCAAAACACTTTGATCTACCATTTGCATCTCTCATCAAAACTCAGATAGGATTTTTCACATAAACATTATTAAATTGAACATAACCATAACCATTAGACTAACCAGAACCATTTAACTTATCAATTACATTCTGAGCAGATTCTTCAATGTCAAATTGAACAGCATAGTGCTTCAAGTCTCCAAGCTCAGAGAAAAGTTCCCTTATATCTTCATTGGTTACTCCATGGTCCAAGTTGGAAACATACAACTTTGTGTCGGCTTCTACTCCTTGAATTCCTGCACCTCTAAGGCTATCCTCAAACAACTCATTCTGCATAGAAAATCCAGGATCAATAACATAGACTATACCATCAATTCATCCTTCTTCTCCTCCTCCTTGGCAGCAGCAGCAGAGGCAGTACCAGAATCAGCAGCTGGGGCAGCAATTGCAGCTACAGAAAATTTGCTTGCGTCCTTTAGGAACTCCTTGACCTTGTCAGCATCAGGGAAAGAATATTTTGTTGCAACTTCGACAGCGAAAACATTCTTGTAGGCATTCACAAACATGTGAGGAGCAGTAGCAACTGTTAGGTATGAGATGGCCAACGAAAGTGAAGTCACCACTGAGACACCAATAGCAAACTTCTCAATGAGAGCATCCTCAGTGAGATCAAAAACCTCAGGGGTAAATACTGAGCCATTATCATAAACGGAAAGCACCACAAGACCATATGAAAAGGGCCTTATGCCTAGCTTGGCAAGCAATGCAGCTTCTGATGAACCAACCTTGTCTCCCTTCTTGATGAGTTCAACAGGGGTAATGATTTCAACAATACCCTTGTTAATCTTGCGGATGAAGAACAAAGAAATAATTGGAAGAAATAATTGGATGGAGAAAAATTGGAGAGGTGGAGCGGTGTGTGTTTCTGGGGGCAAAAGTTGACTGGTcgaaaattagggttttgatgtgtgaaaaaaagtttttttaggGTTTCGGCCAGAGCTTATGTCTTTAAATAGACTAAGGATATACCCGCTAGTGATCGATACGGATAAGGGATACGgcagagatttttttttttttgcggtGAACAGTACCGCGCAATGAACAGTGTTGCAACTGATCTgctgaaaaataaacaaaaagctACAAATAATGGGTAAATCGAAAATGGGACACGgtttatagaagaaaaaaatctcaccaaatgttggaatgttagaaaagagaaactatgattatattccctaattgttgaGAACTCGgcagcggaatagaggcgggattgttcaaggaggatcgaaataggctctagataccatgttgaaattgtgggattttagagaaagagatgagagaaaataataagggtttgaatattattgataatagtttaatgctgacttgattacaaaagactcaatactaatctctatttatagagaaacatagactcaatcctaaataaggaataaatcataataataataagagatattttaagatatctctatgattataaattgatcctaagaaataatttaagatactctaatataatataaaagatattataagatattttctaatattctaacaaaaaGGTTATAGGTGGAGATTTGAGAAGTGTGATAATGTTAAGCTATTTAGAGAATCATCCTAATGCAACtagaataatataaaaaaattccacTAGGTGACATTGTCtatatagagaaaataataacattgtcTTTTTTCCATAAAGCAAGTTTTCAGAAAGGCCTGTTAAAAAGAATGTAAATAGAATAATTGTACTTCGTACAGTgtaatgtaattattattatttttttatgaaaagtaTAATGTAATTATTGAAATGagataattgttaatttttgtattttttgctTCAAGTCTTTATGACATAGCTCCATTGTGTATTTTATACACATGGATCCCTCTCAACAAGACCATTTAGATCCAAGCCTTTTGTAACTGTTTCTCTTAGCTTTCCCTTATCTTCCTCTACCTCTATTTGTTGGGCTATCCTTTATCTGATTATTCTTTTTACTAGTTCATCTATTTTCTTGAATTAGATTTTATCATCATAAGTGTTGCTCCTACTTTCtctctaataaattaatttcctCATCTTATCTTTTCATACATGTCCCACTCATTCACTGCAACATTCTCAACTCTACAACATTTGACCTATGCTCTTTTAGGCACTTGATCATGCACTTAATCATCCAACATTCAATCCAGCGGCATAAAGTATTGTCAATATTATGATATGGGGTAGAATATTTCTTTCAAAGACATCTTTTGATTACAAGCACCGCTTGAAGCATCTCTCAATTTCATTCACACAGCTCAAAACCTATGTCCCTTTCCTCCCTCACTTTGTAATAGACACAAgactacaaaataaaattctagaaatttttatttatatttcatgcAAAATCAAATACAGTCATTCATTATAGTGTGCATTATCGGAAAAAATCCAAGCTTTCATATTTATACTATAAAAATAGCTGACATGAATTAAGAAATTTCGAAGTGTCAACTTACCATCATATCAGGAAGTGGCATCTTAACTTTTGTGAGCATAATTTCAGTATTATAGGCTCTCCTTAGGTCAACCTACAATTAAGTATACAAATACACAAATTATTGATTAGATACTTGCAAATTACCAAACAAATATCAAATCAATgggtttaaaatatatatttgcagTAACAGCCAAAAAATGCACCACTTTGCACCTTCATATTATCTGAGTTTTAATTCGCACGACATAGAAGAGACGACAATGAACAAATgacaacattaaaataaaaagtccaAGAGATGAATTCAATAAGTTCATCCAAATTCAACACTTTATGTACAAAGGAATGCTCGATATTTTTCTTGGCACaataaaacttaagaaaattgTACATTTGTTTCCTTCATTATCGAAAAACAAATACCTAACAACTCAAGTCATATTAAAGTGAAAATGACTTCTTATATGAATAAATTACTAGGTATTCAAAACAATGGTATTAGATTCCAACTTTAATATGAAGGCCATATACATTTCCAAAAGGAAAGAACAAGTGAAACCATCAAATTACATCACACAAGTAGAATTTAGAATATCATATTTCCAGACTGTACAGAAAAATACCAAGGTGACTTTCTCATTTTTGGATCCTGCAGCCTTGCCCTGCCCAGCTTTACCCCCAGAAGCTGCAGGTTTTGGAACATTTGCAGCAAAAAGCTTCTCTAACTCTGAAACGTCAAAGTCTTGTCCACTAAGATAGAATGTAAAACCGATCATTACAACCAGAAGGATATTGAAAACGTGGGGGAAATgtttaattatagaaaattgaaaagaCTCAACAAAATCTTGCAATAATTGACATGTCAAATTACATTTGAGATTCTCCGTGTCTTTGTAATTCTTCCCATAAACTTCCTTGGAGTGCCCTTGTTACCTTACTCCAATGAAGAGGCTTTAAGGAGGATCGTCGAGGTGCTGCTGCACTAGCACCTGTAGGACGTGCAAGTCCACGCCCTCTCCCTCTAGGATCAGCCCCAGGTGGTGGAGGTGCACCACCTGGAAGTCTAGGAGGTGCAGGAGCACCAGGAGCTTGACCTCCAGGAGGAGGTGGTGGAGGTGGGCCTCGGCCACCTGGAGGTGGCGGAGGAGGTGGGCCTTGACTACCCGGAGGTGGAGGAGGAGGTGGGCCGTAACCACCTGGAAGTGGTGGAGGAGGTGGGCCACGACCACCTGGAAGTGGCGGAGGAGGTGGGCCTTGACCACCTGGAAGTGGTGGAGGAGGTGGTGCTCGTGCTACAAGCATTGGAGGTGGTGGGGGTGGCGCTCCATGCATTGGAGGTAGGGGGGGTGGTGGAGCTCCATAGAATGGTGGGGGTGGAGGAGGTGGGGCCTTAGATATCAAAAGAGgaggaggtggtggtggtggttgaGCTCCATAGAATGGTGGAGGAGGGGGAGGGGGGGCCTTAGACATCAAatgaggtggtggtggtggttgtTGAGGTGCTCCACTTGATGGAGGaagaggtggtggtggtggtggtggtggtggtggtggtgatggTTGAGCTCCATAGAATGGTGGAGGTGGAGGAGGTGGGGCCTTAGACATCAAAAGAGGCGGTGGTGGAGGTGCTCCACTTGATGGAGGaagaggtggtggtggtggtggtggtggtggagtTCCATAGAATGGTGGAGGTGGGGCCTTAGACATCGAaggaggtggtggtggtggtgaaggTGCTCCATTTGATGGAGGaagaggtggtggtggtggaacTCCATAGAATGGTGGAGGTGGGGGAGGTGGGGCCTTAGACATCAAaggaggtggtggtggtggtagaGCTCCATAGAATGGTGGAGGTGGGGGAAGTGGGGCCTCAGACATCAAAGGAAGTGGTGGGGGTGGTGGAGGTGCTCCACTTGATGAAGGaagaggtggtggtggtggtggaggtgCTCCACTTGATGGAGGAAGTGGTGGTGGTGGCGGAGGTTGTGCTTCACTTGATGGAGGAacaggtggtggtggtggtggtggtggtggtggtggagcTCTATAGAATGGTGGAAGAGGGGCCTTAGACATCAAatgaggtggtggtggtggaggtgCTCCACTTGATGGAGGAAGAGGTGGAGGTGGAAGTGATGGAGCTATACTAAAAGGTGGCGGTGGAGGTGGTGGGGCTCTAGTAAAAGAAGATGAAGGTGGTGATGTTGGAGCTCTATATACAATAGGAGGTGGAGGTGGTGTGGGTGGAGCGAGAAGTGATGTTGGGGGTGTTGAAGGAGGAAGGATTGAAGCTCTATCCATATATAACAAAGGAGGCAGGGGAGGTGGTGGAGGAGGAGGACGAGAATGGGACACCACACCAACTAATTTAGAAACTTTTGATGTAATTGCACTTCCTACTATAGGAGGAGTTGAAGGTAAAACACCATTATTTTCTTCAACTACATCAATTGATGAATAAACGGACTTCCAATGAGTAGGAAGAGGTAATGAGCTCCCTCTATTTTGCCCAAACAATGGAGGCGGAGGCGGAGGAGTCATAACTTTTAAGTCCATCCTTTCATTTTTCTTACCAAATAATGTCAAAgtaggtggtggtggtggtgctGGGGGTGGTTGTGGCGGCGGTTGAGGTATCGTAGACACTTTACCATCCAAGGAAGAAGATGGTGATATGTGTGGATGGGGAGGATGAGGTGGTGAATTGTCcccattacaatttttcaggtCACTGGTCATGTCCATAGAATCAACTGCTTCATAGGCATGAGAACTagaaacatatttttctttGGCATTAGTCATTTTCTCCTTTGCAGAGATAGCACTTGGCAGAGCAACTGGTGAATTAATATGCCTCGTCGGTGGATATGAAACATGCATCGAATCTTGATAAGAACCCTTGTTAGAAGGTATCCACCTAGTTGTTGCATTTGCCTTTGCTTGTTTTGCTGGAAATCCCTGGAGTTCTTGATTTTTAGTCTTTTGCTTTGCTGCAATTGAAGAAAGTTGTTTCTTTTCAACAGATACTGATTCGGAGAGATCATGCATCTGCTGCCCTTCCTCCGCCTCTAATTCTTTTAGCGTTGCATTGTTATCTTCGCCATACTTGTTTCGCACAACTGCCGAATCATCATGCACATCCGAAGTGACTTCCTGCCTTTCCAGAGTTTCCATCATATCAAAAGTGACTGCAATGGAAGTTGAGTTATTTTCTCCATCATCCACAGCAATATCTTTCACTGCATGAGTATCTGAATCTACACGCTCGTCGAGCTTGTATTTCACATCATCAACAGTAATGTCTTTCACCTCATTAATACCAGAATCCGTCCTTCCAACTTGATGGTGAATCCCATCATCTGTCGAAGAATCCTGAAAAGTATGAGGATCTGAATACTCTTTCCAGACATCTTTACGGCTTCCATCATCTACTGCATTGTCATGAACCATTGGAGAATCATAATCCCCCTTACCTTCCTGTGAATCGATTACATTGCTGAAGATCTCTTCCACTTCATAGAATTCCTCAGGTGAACCGCTTTCTGTCTCATTTACATCTTCACTCACATGGACTGTGGTTAGATTAGGTATAACAGCATCAGCGTCCAAAAAAAGCACCTGATACAGATATGAGTATGTGTTCATCTCCTACTGACTTGGAAAATAGTTGTGacataagaataaaaataacttaCCTCAGATTTAAAATCCTTGGGGAACTGATCCTTTGTATCCCACAAAATATCGATTTCATCACGGCTCAGCACCAAAATATTTGACCGTACAAATGCAGTATGAAACATGACTCTAAACATCATCTCCTCACGAATGAAATCTTCACTCAAATGTATGCATTCGAGAACGACATCCCCTTGAACACGACAACGAATATCAATTTTCACGAGCATACATTCTGCCTGTGGTTAAAATTTCTTAAGCAGACTTTCTATCAAATTAATTCACATTCAATATGAATAGCATAACTTTACATCACCTGCAGGTAGTGGCGGACAAAGTTTTGGGTTTTCGAAGTTGAGAAAAGAAGCTTAGAACTTCTATTGGCAGGTTGTGAAGGGTCTGGACCATAAACACGTACAACAGGCCGGCAACCTTTTTCATCATCAAATAATGGAAGATCTCTAAGAATCAAACAATCCAAATATAAGGGTGTCTCTGATGGAGGCCACTCAGATCCCAAATGTCTCCTGGAAATATACTGGAGATATCTTAACTGAGAAGGTTGCGGATTCAAAGGAGATAAAAGCTGGAGAAGTTCTCTCGGCGCTTGCTTGTAGACCATCTCAAGAGTCTTCAGCTCTCCGTTGTATTGTTTCCGGTACAACAAAAGACCAGCTAGCATAAATGTGAGGACGGGCCAACCCCCCCTTTCACAGTGCATCAAAAGCACATTTTGTTGCCCCTCCAAAGACAGCCAGCTTTCACTTGATCGAAGGAAGTGATGAATCATCTCTAAAGGCAGAAGTGGACACCCCTCGTATTGCCGAGGGTACTCCATAACTGTCATGTCACAAAGAGATAATATATCTGAAATTTGGCTGCGTCTATCCCCTTCTCTGAAATTAAACACCATGAAAGAACCATCTGGAAAGTGATCTTGTAGCTGAGCTACAATGCCCCCAATATAGACTTTGTACTCATCTTCTTCCAAGACATCCGTAGAGAAGCAGCAatcaaaaactacaaaaaatagaagaacagtcaaatattatcaaaatactAGAGTTAGAACTCAAAAAACTTATTCGCAAATTCATTATCTGTGTTTCATCTTAATAAGTAGTTAAGAAACCAAAGATACCCAATGTAAATGAGTTTTTCATTGTCAAAGAAAAGCTTAACTGCTCAAGAAGACCAAGCCTATCATACATTAATTGAATGAGCAGGTGCCAACTACCATCTTTACTACAacgtaaaaaaataaactataggCAAGGCATAGAAAAATTTTCCTGAGATAGGTGGTTTTGTGGAGAAAGAAAAGAGAGGGTAAATTTTTAATTCCACGTAAAGATTCTCtatcttaataatttttcaataaaatgaaAGATTATCATTAAACTTACTATTCTAACTCACAATCCCTTGTTCATTTCTTTATATAACTCTTAATTTAAAAGTGAAAAATTTTACCCTGCCTACCCTTTCCCTCCAAAACCCTCCATCCAAATGTACCCTAAAGCATCAATAAATCAGTCTCATACAAAACACTTCTTCCAAGAGTTTATAACCTTCCTAAGTTTTTCAACCAACAATCCTCAACTGATGAATCACCACCATACCCcaaatacttatattttatcTCTGTTGTTTCAAATTCAACTGCCATTATCCCATTCCATATTTTGCTACACTTTCTTTTGAAACATAAAAATTTAGCGTAAACGCAGAATGATACCCTAATCCAAGACATGATAGCAAAAGCATTTCAGCTTAAAGAGTACTTGTAAAGACTTACATTACATTAGTCTCACTCCCAAGAGACAAGTTAGGACTTAAACCTGACACTTATTTAGCCCCACTTCATTTTCTTTTGGTTTCACATTTTGCTACACTTTGAACAACCTACCTTTAGCCCAACCCAatacatttttcttaaaataatcaaaaaacaaaCCCAATTCCTGAACATTAATGTCAGTCTATTTGTAGCACCAAAACCTTGGATTGAAGGCATGTCTGGTGTCCAACACATGTTAGTGTCTGACACAATACTAACACCAACATGTATAGTTACATTAAATTgcttctattttcttaaatagtCACGGGTGTCTATGTGTCGATGTCCTGTCGTGTCAATGAGGAAACCCATAATAAGAACACCAAACTTAGCAACTTGATGAAGCTTGAAAATTGAAACGGTAATTTCAATATATTGTAGCACTGAAACTTGCGGAATGAAGGTGTGTCAGACCGCCGTAACACTGACAATTGTAATTATAATCAACCACTTCTATTTTCTAGCCGTGTCCGCGTATGTGCTTCATAGATGTCAATGAGGAAACACATAATAAGAacatcaaacttaacaacttgaTGAAACTTGAAGCAAAAAAATCCACATTGCTGTAAGTAACAGTAACACATTATATTATCACACATAGGCATTGTTCAAAACTTCAATCCTCAATAGCTCAATCACCAAAAAACCACgcatttttttatcaaaataaaaattgaaagtttaagATTTGGAAAATTACATACCATAGACTCTCTCGGAGATCTCAAGAAGACGATCCGGCGGTTTCCGGTAAAAGAACCTTCGGAACAGCGCCATTGGATGGCGCTGTTTCTTCCCCGATCGGATCCAAACCGATAAACTGAACGCCGAGTATAGCAATTAAAACGCACCGTTTTGTAGATCTCACAATTCGCACCAATTCGATAGAACAGGAAAAAtgttgatgataacaaaaacaataataattaatgaaataaaaagaataaacaatTTAAGGAAAGTGAAATAGGAAGAAGAAGCAAGTGTAAGAAAttgatgattttgatgaaaatgaGAATTGTGGAATTAAAAGGAAAATGAATAGAATGAAGTGAAGGAGTGAAAATGAAGAAGATAGTGTTATTGTTGTGATGAAGTTAATAGAGCTGTGTGTCTCTATCTCTTTCTTTTTGTGTCTCAATGTTTCGTTTCGTCCCTTTTTCTTTTATcgttttctttctctctctatctCATTCTATATTCTGCAACAACCAAACCAGCCACAACGTATAACTAAACATAATAAAACTCCCCGACAAACAATCAACTTtttgagagagagaaaaagaaagacagAGAAAAAGAAAGCCACCTCGTTTTGCCTCATCATCATGTATACTAAAACCTACGTGTCCAGCCACATGGC from Cicer arietinum cultivar CDC Frontier isolate Library 1 chromosome 5, Cicar.CDCFrontier_v2.0, whole genome shotgun sequence carries:
- the LOC101505448 gene encoding formin-like protein 20 isoform X2, whose translation is MALFRRFFYRKPPDRLLEISERVYVFDCCFSTDVLEEDEYKVYIGGIVAQLQDHFPDGSFMVFNFREGDRRSQISDILSLCDMTVMEYPRQYEGCPLLPLEMIHHFLRSSESWLSLEGQQNVLLMHCERGGWPVLTFMLAGLLLYRKQYNGELKTLEMVYKQAPRELLQLLSPLNPQPSQLRYLQYISRRHLGSEWPPSETPLYLDCLILRDLPLFDDEKGCRPVVRVYGPDPSQPANRSSKLLFSTSKTQNFVRHYLQAECMLVKIDIRCRVQGDVVLECIHLSEDFIREEMMFRVMFHTAFVRSNILVLSRDEIDILWDTKDQFPKDFKSEVLFLDADAVIPNLTTVHVSEDVNETESGSPEEFYEVEEIFSNVIDSQEGKGDYDSPMVHDNAVDDGSRKDVWKEYSDPHTFQDSSTDDGIHHQVGRTDSGINEVKDITVDDVKYKLDERVDSDTHAVKDIAVDDGENNSTSIAVTFDMMETLERQEVTSDVHDDSAVVRNKYGEDNNATLKELEAEEGQQMHDLSESVSVEKKQLSSIAAKQKTKNQELQGFPAKQAKANATTRWIPSNKGSYQDSMHVSYPPTRHINSPVALPSAISAKEKMTNAKEKYVSSSHAYEAVDSMDMTSDLKNCNGDNSPPHPPHPHISPSSSLDGKVSTIPQPPPQPPPAPPPPPTLTLFGKKNERMDLKVMTPPPPPPLFGQNRGSSLPLPTHWKSVYSSIDVVEENNGVLPSTPPIVGSAITSKVSKLVGVVSHSRPPPPPPPLPPLLYMDRASILPPSTPPTSLLAPPTPPPPPIVYRAPTSPPSSSFTRAPPPPPPPFSIAPSLPPPPLPPSSGAPPPPPPHLMSKAPLPPFYRAPPPPPPPPPPPVPPSSEAQPPPPPPLPPSSGAPPPPPPPLPSSSGAPPPPPPLPLMSEAPLPPPPPFYGALPPPPPPLMSKAPPPPPPPFYGVPPPPPLPPSNGAPSPPPPPPSMSKAPPPPFYGTPPPPPPPPPLPPSSGAPPPPPLLMSKAPPPPPPPFYGAQPSPPPPPPPPPPPLPPSSGAPQQPPPPPHLMSKAPPPPPPPFYGAQPPPPPPPLLISKAPPPPPPPFYGAPPPPLPPMHGAPPPPPPMLVARAPPPPPLPGGQGPPPPPLPGGRGPPPPPLPGGYGPPPPPPPGSQGPPPPPPPGGRGPPPPPPPGGQAPGAPAPPRLPGGAPPPPGADPRGRGRGLARPTGASAAAPRRSSLKPLHWSKVTRALQGSLWEELQRHGESQIGQDFDVSELEKLFAANVPKPAASGGKAGQGKAAGSKNEKVTLVDLRRAYNTEIMLTKVKMPLPDMMAAVLAMDDSVLDADQVENLIKFCPTKEEMDLLKAYTGDKENLGKCEQFFFELMKVPRVESKLRVFCFKIQFQSQITEFNKSLNIVNSACEEVRNSLKLKEILKKILYLGNTLNQGTARGSAVGFKMDSLLKLTDTRASNSKMTLMHYLCKVLAEKSPTLLDFHLDLVSIETSSKTLQEFINVAKSQVDSVTRLYSEVGRNADALALYFGEDPARFPFEQVTATLLNFIRLFRKAHEENIKHAELEKKKAEKEAEMEKSKGSNLPKKSGKDNEEES
- the LOC101505448 gene encoding formin-like protein 20 isoform X1 — its product is MALFRRFFYRKPPDRLLEISERVYVFDCCFSTDVLEEDEYKVYIGGIVAQLQDHFPDGSFMVFNFREGDRRSQISDILSLCDMTVMEYPRQYEGCPLLPLEMIHHFLRSSESWLSLEGQQNVLLMHCERGGWPVLTFMLAGLLLYRKQYNGELKTLEMVYKQAPRELLQLLSPLNPQPSQLRYLQYISRRHLGSEWPPSETPLYLDCLILRDLPLFDDEKGCRPVVRVYGPDPSQPANRSSKLLFSTSKTQNFVRHYLQAECMLVKIDIRCRVQGDVVLECIHLSEDFIREEMMFRVMFHTAFVRSNILVLSRDEIDILWDTKDQFPKDFKSEVLFLDADAVIPNLTTVHVSEDVNETESGSPEEFYEVEEIFSNVIDSQEGKGDYDSPMVHDNAVDDGSRKDVWKEYSDPHTFQDSSTDDGIHHQVGRTDSGINEVKDITVDDVKYKLDERVDSDTHAVKDIAVDDGENNSTSIAVTFDMMETLERQEVTSDVHDDSAVVRNKYGEDNNATLKELEAEEGQQMHDLSESVSVEKKQLSSIAAKQKTKNQELQGFPAKQAKANATTRWIPSNKGSYQDSMHVSYPPTRHINSPVALPSAISAKEKMTNAKEKYVSSSHAYEAVDSMDMTSDLKNCNGDNSPPHPPHPHISPSSSLDGKVSTIPQPPPQPPPAPPPPPTLTLFGKKNERMDLKVMTPPPPPPLFGQNRGSSLPLPTHWKSVYSSIDVVEENNGVLPSTPPIVGSAITSKVSKLVGVVSHSRPPPPPPPLPPLLYMDRASILPPSTPPTSLLAPPTPPPPPIVYRAPTSPPSSSFTRAPPPPPPPFSIAPSLPPPPLPPSSGAPPPPPPHLMSKAPLPPFYRAPPPPPPPPPPPVPPSSEAQPPPPPPLPPSSGAPPPPPPPLPSSSGAPPPPPPLPLMSEAPLPPPPPFYGALPPPPPPLMSKAPPPPPPPFYGVPPPPPLPPSNGAPSPPPPPPSMSKAPPPPFYGTPPPPPPPPPLPPSSGAPPPPPLLMSKAPPPPPPPFYGAQPSPPPPPPPPPPPLPPSSGAPQQPPPPPHLMSKAPPPPPPPFYGAQPPPPPPPLLISKAPPPPPPPFYGAPPPPLPPMHGAPPPPPPMLVARAPPPPPLPGGQGPPPPPLPGGRGPPPPPLPGGYGPPPPPPPGSQGPPPPPPPGGRGPPPPPPPGGQAPGAPAPPRLPGGAPPPPGADPRGRGRGLARPTGASAAAPRRSSLKPLHWSKVTRALQGSLWEELQRHGESQIGQDFDVSELEKLFAANVPKPAASGGKAGQGKAAGSKNEKVTLVDLRRAYNTEIMLTKVKMPLPDMMAAVLAMDDSVLDADQVENLIKFCPTKEEMDLLKAYTGDKENLGKCEQFFFELMKVPRVESKLRVFCFKIQFQSQITEFNKSLNIVNSACEEVRNSLKLKEILKKILYLGNTLNQGTARGSAVGFKMDSLLKLTDTRASNSKMTLMHYLCKVLAEKSPTLLDFHLDLVSIETSSKIQLKSLAEEMQAITKGLEKVNQELAASENDGPVSDVFRKTLQEFINVAKSQVDSVTRLYSEVGRNADALALYFGEDPARFPFEQVTATLLNFIRLFRKAHEENIKHAELEKKKAEKEAEMEKSKGSNLPKKSGKDNEEES